AATCAGCATGACTGTTCCCATTTCGCTGAATAGGCGGAGGATAAATTGGTCCTGTTCGTCATTCGTATTACGTGCGGCGACCAGTGTCATGCTTTCCAGTTCGCTGATGGCCGTGTTCGGAATCAGACGGAACATTGCCATTTCCGGTGCGATGACGTAATGAGCCAGTTCTTCAAAGCTGATACCGGCGGCTACCGAGATAAGTATCTGTTTGCTTTTTAGTTTCAACTCGCGCATGACCGGTTGCATCAGCCACGGTTTGACGGCTAGAATGACAATGTCTGCTCCTGTGGCGGCTTCTGCGTTATTGTTTGTGGTAGAGATACTCGGAAATTCCTTTTTCAGTCTCTCTAGTTTTCCGGCACTGGGATTGGATACGATGATGTCCG
The nucleotide sequence above comes from Bacteroides caccae. Encoded proteins:
- the proC gene encoding pyrroline-5-carboxylate reductase; translated protein: MKIAIIGAGNMGGSIARGLAKGSLIADSDIIVSNPSAGKLERLKKEFPSISTTNNNAEAATGADIVILAVKPWLMQPVMRELKLKSKQILISVAAGISFEELAHYVIAPEMAMFRLIPNTAISELESMTLVAARNTNDEQDQFILRLFSEMGTVMLIPEDKITAATALASCGIAYVLKYIQAAMQAGIEMGLRPKDAMQMIAQSLKGAAALIQNNDTHPSVEIDKVTTPGGITIKGINELEHNGFTSAIIKAMKASK